From the Streptomyces sp. KMM 9044 genome, one window contains:
- the nudC gene encoding NAD(+) diphosphatase yields MTTWTDHTADRPVSLTASSGIHRAAHHRLDEAWLAAAWSHPSTRCFVVSGGQVLIDETADGRTELVMTPSFEAPLTEAHRYFLGIDEDGVSYFALQKDALPGRMDDSARPAGLREAGLLLSPRDAGLMVHAVALENWQRLHRFCSRCGERTVIAAAGHIRRCPACGAEHYPRTDPAVIMSVVDDQDRILLGRQVHWPEGRFSTLAGFVEPGESIEQSVRREVHEEVGIGVGEVEYIASQPWPFPSSLMLGFVARATSTDIDVDGEEIHEARWFSRDELGAAFESGEMLPPYGISIAARLIERWYGKPLPTRTAF; encoded by the coding sequence GTGACCACCTGGACCGACCACACCGCCGACCGCCCCGTCTCGCTCACCGCCTCGAGCGGCATCCACCGCGCCGCCCACCACCGGCTCGACGAAGCATGGCTCGCGGCGGCCTGGAGTCACCCCTCGACGCGCTGCTTCGTGGTCTCCGGCGGCCAGGTCCTCATCGACGAGACGGCCGACGGCCGTACCGAACTCGTCATGACACCCTCCTTCGAGGCGCCGCTCACCGAAGCACACCGCTACTTCCTGGGCATCGACGAGGACGGCGTCAGCTACTTCGCCCTGCAGAAGGACGCCCTGCCCGGCCGCATGGACGACTCCGCCCGTCCGGCCGGCCTGCGCGAGGCGGGCCTGCTCCTGTCACCCCGCGACGCGGGCCTGATGGTGCACGCGGTCGCCCTGGAGAACTGGCAGCGTCTGCACCGCTTCTGCTCCCGCTGCGGCGAGCGCACCGTCATCGCCGCGGCCGGCCACATCCGCCGCTGCCCGGCCTGCGGCGCCGAGCACTACCCGCGCACCGACCCCGCGGTGATCATGTCCGTCGTCGACGACCAGGACCGCATCCTGCTCGGCCGCCAGGTCCACTGGCCCGAGGGCCGCTTCTCGACGCTCGCCGGCTTCGTCGAGCCGGGGGAGTCCATCGAGCAGTCGGTGCGCCGCGAGGTCCACGAGGAGGTCGGCATCGGCGTCGGCGAGGTCGAGTACATCGCCAGCCAGCCCTGGCCGTTCCCCTCCAGCCTCATGCTGGGCTTCGTCGCCCGCGCCACCTCCACCGACATCGACGTCGACGGCGAGGAGATCCACGAAGCCCGCTGGTTCTCCCGGGACGAACTGGGCGCAGCCTTCGAATCCGGCGAGATGCTCCCGCCCTACGGCATCTCGATCGCGGCCCGCCTGATCGAGCGCTGGTACGGCAAGCCCCTCCCGACCCGCACCGCTTTCTGA
- a CDS encoding ATP-dependent DNA helicase UvrD2, whose translation MPAASVRLRGRACGQPAQPSPGTWQHGCVTAATHSPLFPRVPDSADAVLEGLDPEQREVATALHGPVCVLAGAGTGKTRAITHRIAYGVRAGILQPSSVLAVTFTHRAAGEMRGRLRHLGAAGVQARTFHSAALRQLQYFWPKAVGGSLPRLVDRKVQLVADAAAACRIRLDRGELRDVTAEIEWSKVTQTVPAEYPSAAARAAREVTRDPAEIAQLYAAYEDLKRERGVIDFEDVLLLTVAVLQDRQDIAEQVRAQYQHFVVDEYQDVSPLQQRLLELWLGGRENLCVVGDASQTIYSFTGATPDHLLDFRTRHPGATVVKLVRDYRSTPQVVRLANGLLAQARGRAADHRLELVSQRGPGPDPVFTEYTDEPAEAEGAARRIGELIGAGARASEIAVLFRTNSQSETYEQALADAGVPYQLRGAERFFDRPEVRKASSALRAAARFGGNDSLLDDVVDLPSQVRAVLSGEGWTAQPPAGSGAVRERWESLAALVNLAQDFTAASPGATLTDLVAELDERAGAQHAPTVQGVTLASLHSAKGLEWDVVFLVGVAEGMMPITYAKTDEQIEEERRLLYVGVTRARERLHVSWSLARSPGGRANRRPSRFLHGLRSGSPAAVGRSGAGGAGGVERGVSGPVTASAAPSPGRRQRNPARCRVCGRTLTDAGEMKLMRCEDCPSDMDEGVYERLHEWRGEQARRSGQPAFCVFTDKTLMAIAETVPEDAPELARIPGVGRRKLDRYGADVLAICAGRDGAEGKEQD comes from the coding sequence ATGCCTGCCGCATCAGTACGACTGCGAGGGCGTGCCTGTGGACAACCGGCTCAGCCGTCTCCGGGGACCTGGCAGCATGGCTGTGTGACAGCAGCAACGCACTCCCCTCTCTTCCCGCGGGTACCGGACTCGGCCGACGCGGTGCTCGAAGGGCTCGACCCCGAGCAGCGTGAGGTCGCCACCGCCCTGCACGGCCCGGTGTGTGTGCTGGCGGGCGCCGGTACCGGCAAGACCAGGGCGATCACCCACCGGATCGCCTACGGGGTGCGCGCCGGAATCCTCCAGCCCTCCAGCGTGCTCGCCGTCACCTTCACCCACCGCGCCGCCGGGGAGATGCGCGGCCGGCTGCGCCACCTCGGCGCCGCAGGGGTCCAGGCCCGCACCTTCCACTCGGCGGCGCTCCGCCAGCTCCAGTACTTCTGGCCGAAAGCGGTCGGTGGCTCCCTGCCCCGGCTGGTCGACCGCAAGGTCCAGCTCGTCGCCGACGCGGCCGCCGCCTGCCGCATCCGGCTCGACCGGGGCGAGCTGCGGGACGTCACCGCCGAGATCGAGTGGTCCAAGGTCACCCAGACCGTCCCCGCCGAGTACCCGTCCGCCGCCGCCAGGGCCGCGCGGGAGGTGACCCGTGACCCCGCCGAGATCGCCCAGCTCTACGCCGCCTACGAGGACCTCAAGCGGGAGCGGGGGGTCATCGACTTCGAGGACGTGCTGCTGCTCACCGTGGCCGTGCTCCAGGACCGTCAGGACATCGCGGAACAGGTCCGCGCCCAGTACCAGCACTTCGTCGTCGACGAGTACCAGGACGTCAGTCCGCTCCAGCAGCGGCTGCTGGAGCTCTGGCTCGGCGGCCGGGAGAACCTGTGCGTGGTCGGCGACGCCAGCCAGACGATCTACTCGTTCACGGGCGCAACCCCCGACCACCTGCTCGACTTCCGCACCCGGCATCCCGGTGCCACCGTCGTGAAACTGGTCCGCGACTACCGCTCGACTCCCCAGGTGGTCCGCCTCGCCAACGGCCTGCTCGCCCAGGCACGCGGCCGTGCCGCCGACCATCGGCTGGAACTCGTCTCCCAGCGCGGTCCAGGACCCGACCCCGTCTTCACCGAGTACACCGACGAACCCGCGGAGGCCGAGGGTGCCGCGCGCCGGATCGGCGAACTGATCGGCGCCGGTGCCCGGGCCAGTGAGATCGCCGTGCTGTTCCGCACGAACTCCCAGTCCGAGACCTACGAGCAGGCCCTCGCGGACGCCGGAGTTCCTTACCAGCTGCGGGGCGCCGAGCGCTTCTTCGACCGTCCGGAGGTGCGCAAGGCGAGCAGCGCCCTGCGCGCGGCGGCCCGCTTCGGAGGCAACGACAGCCTTCTCGACGACGTGGTCGACCTGCCCTCCCAGGTGCGCGCCGTGCTGTCGGGCGAAGGGTGGACGGCGCAGCCGCCGGCGGGCTCGGGGGCGGTGCGGGAGCGCTGGGAGTCCTTGGCCGCTCTGGTGAACCTCGCCCAGGACTTCACCGCCGCGAGCCCCGGCGCCACCCTCACCGATCTCGTCGCCGAGCTCGACGAGCGGGCCGGTGCCCAGCACGCCCCGACCGTGCAGGGCGTCACGCTCGCGTCGCTGCACTCGGCCAAGGGACTCGAGTGGGACGTCGTCTTCCTGGTCGGTGTCGCCGAGGGCATGATGCCGATCACCTACGCAAAGACCGACGAGCAGATCGAGGAGGAGCGCCGTCTCCTCTATGTGGGTGTCACCCGGGCACGGGAGCGTCTCCATGTGTCCTGGTCGCTCGCCCGCTCGCCCGGCGGCCGGGCGAACCGCCGGCCCAGCCGTTTTCTTCACGGGCTGCGTTCCGGCTCGCCCGCCGCGGTCGGCCGGAGCGGAGCGGGAGGCGCCGGCGGTGTGGAGCGCGGTGTGTCCGGGCCGGTGACCGCCTCCGCGGCCCCGAGTCCGGGACGCAGGCAGCGCAACCCCGCCCGCTGCCGGGTCTGCGGGCGCACGTTGACGGACGCGGGCGAGATGAAGCTGATGCGCTGCGAGGACTGCCCCTCCGACATGGACGAGGGCGTTTACGAGCGGCTGCACGAGTGGCGTGGTGAGCAGGCGCGACGCAGCGGGCAGCCCGCGTTCTGCGTCTTCACCGACAAGACGTTGATGGCCATCGCCGAGACCGTCCCCGAGGACGCGCCGGAGCTCGCCCGCATCCCCGGTGTGGGCAGGCGCAAGCTGGACCGCTACGGGGCCGACGTACTGGCCATCTGCGCGGGCCGGGACGGAGCGGAGGGCAAGGAACAGGACTGA
- a CDS encoding WhiB family transcriptional regulator gives MQLEAHAPSVPPSHTIPKTGSTEDPTLTPLTTLTALDDAIENLGVPVPCRSYDPEVFFAESPADVEYAKSLCRTCPLMEACLAGAKERREPWGVWGGELFVQGAVVARKRPRGRPRKNPVMA, from the coding sequence GTGCAACTCGAAGCGCACGCCCCGTCCGTACCGCCTTCCCACACGATCCCCAAGACCGGCTCCACGGAGGACCCGACCTTGACTCCGCTCACCACGCTCACCGCGCTCGACGACGCCATCGAGAACCTCGGCGTCCCCGTCCCCTGCCGTTCCTACGACCCGGAGGTCTTCTTCGCCGAGTCGCCGGCAGACGTCGAGTACGCCAAGTCTCTCTGCCGCACCTGCCCGCTGATGGAGGCCTGCCTCGCCGGCGCCAAGGAGCGGCGTGAGCCGTGGGGTGTCTGGGGTGGAGAACTTTTCGTCCAGGGTGCCGTGGTCGCCCGGAAGCGGCCGCGTGGCCGTCCGCGGAAGAACCCGGTCATGGCATGA
- a CDS encoding ABC1 kinase family protein — MSDLPRKAVTRTAKLAALPLGFAGRATWGLGKRIVGESAELVGRELQQRTAEQLFKVLGELKGGAMKFGQALSVFESALPEEVAGPYRAALTKLQEAAPPMPARTVHAVLEERLGEDWPDLFLEFEDKPSAAASIGQVHRGVWHDGREVAVKVQYPGAGEALLSDLNQLSRFARLLGPLVPGMDVKPLIAELKDRVAEELDYGLEAQAQRTHAEEFADDPDVLVPAVVHQCEQVLVTEWMDGVPLSEIISDGTEEQRDRAGQLLARFLFSGPARTGLLHADPHPGNFRLLPGGPDGEGHWRLGVLDFGTVDRLPGGLPTPIGAALRMTLDGEAEAVHEMLRAEGFIRETIELDPDAVLEYLLPIIEPAQVEEFTFTRGWMRGQAARIGDPRSPAYQLAKQLNLPPAYLLIHRVTLSTIGVLCQLGGTVRLRDELREWLPGFAPEESQETDETQAAEVEDADPEAAGPERTGGAEEAGKPVPRQTVDEVLMKEPS; from the coding sequence ATGTCTGATCTTCCCCGGAAGGCGGTCACCCGGACCGCCAAACTCGCCGCGCTCCCGCTCGGCTTCGCCGGGCGGGCGACCTGGGGGCTCGGCAAGCGGATCGTGGGCGAGTCCGCGGAGCTCGTCGGCCGCGAGTTGCAGCAGCGCACCGCGGAGCAGTTGTTCAAGGTGCTCGGCGAGCTCAAGGGCGGGGCGATGAAGTTCGGCCAGGCCCTGTCGGTCTTCGAGTCCGCCCTGCCCGAGGAGGTCGCCGGCCCCTACCGCGCGGCGCTGACGAAACTCCAGGAGGCGGCCCCGCCGATGCCGGCCCGGACCGTGCACGCGGTGCTGGAGGAGCGGCTCGGCGAGGACTGGCCCGACTTGTTCCTGGAGTTCGAGGACAAGCCGTCCGCCGCGGCCTCGATCGGTCAGGTGCACCGTGGGGTGTGGCACGACGGCCGTGAAGTGGCGGTCAAGGTGCAGTACCCGGGCGCCGGCGAGGCCTTGCTCTCCGACCTGAACCAGTTGAGCCGGTTCGCCCGGCTGCTGGGACCGCTGGTCCCCGGTATGGATGTCAAGCCACTGATCGCGGAGCTGAAGGACCGGGTCGCGGAGGAGCTGGACTACGGTCTGGAGGCCCAGGCCCAGCGGACCCACGCCGAGGAGTTCGCTGACGACCCCGATGTCCTCGTACCGGCGGTGGTCCACCAGTGCGAGCAGGTGCTGGTCACCGAGTGGATGGACGGCGTCCCGCTGTCGGAGATCATCTCGGACGGCACGGAGGAACAGCGCGACCGGGCCGGCCAGCTCCTCGCCCGTTTCCTGTTCTCCGGGCCCGCCCGCACCGGACTGCTGCACGCCGACCCGCATCCGGGCAACTTCCGCCTGCTGCCCGGCGGCCCGGACGGTGAGGGCCACTGGCGTCTGGGTGTGCTGGACTTCGGCACGGTCGACCGTCTGCCGGGCGGGCTGCCCACTCCCATCGGCGCGGCTCTGCGGATGACGCTGGACGGCGAGGCGGAGGCCGTCCACGAGATGCTGCGCGCGGAGGGGTTCATCAGGGAGACCATCGAGCTGGATCCCGACGCGGTCCTCGAGTACCTCCTGCCGATCATCGAACCGGCGCAGGTGGAGGAGTTCACGTTCACCCGGGGCTGGATGCGCGGTCAGGCAGCCCGCATCGGCGACCCCCGCTCCCCCGCGTACCAGCTGGCCAAGCAGCTCAACCTTCCCCCGGCGTATCTGCTGATCCACCGGGTGACCCTGAGCACGATCGGCGTGCTGTGCCAGCTGGGCGGGACGGTACGGCTGCGCGACGAACTGCGGGAGTGGCTGCCGGGGTTCGCCCCGGAGGAGTCGCAGGAGACGGATGAAACGCAAGCAGCGGAAGTGGAAGACGCGGATCCGGAGGCGGCGGGACCGGAGAGAACAGGGGGAGCGGAGGAAGCCGGGAAGCCGGTGCCGAGGCAGACGGTGGACGAGGTCCTGATGAAGGAGCCCTCGTAG
- a CDS encoding mycoredoxin → MPGTVTMYSTTWCGYCRRLKGQMDREGIAYTEINIEQDPASAAFVEEANGGNQTVPTVLFADGSTLTNPSLAQVKQKVGV, encoded by the coding sequence ATGCCGGGCACTGTGACGATGTACAGCACCACGTGGTGCGGTTACTGCCGCCGTCTGAAGGGCCAGATGGACCGCGAGGGCATCGCCTACACCGAGATCAACATCGAGCAGGACCCGGCCTCCGCGGCCTTCGTGGAGGAGGCGAACGGCGGGAATCAGACCGTTCCCACTGTGCTCTTCGCAGACGGCTCGACGCTCACCAACCCGTCGTTGGCGCAGGTGAAGCAGAAGGTCGGTGTCTGA